A genome region from Bemisia tabaci chromosome 3, PGI_BMITA_v3 includes the following:
- the LOC109036241 gene encoding bis(5'-adenosyl)-triphosphatase enpp4: MFPIVLIVFYSFLKIVLSVSKHPLVLVVSFDSLRHDFVNKSATPNLFTLSQLGVRTKYMKNTFPTKTLPVHFSIATGVYAEDHGVLANSVFYNNRSHKYSNALFDYNEDVVPIWTLNEKARNGRHSGSMMWPGGEFPYQGVKPTHVQTYDMSFNWTKRADTVISWFLNSTAPANFIMAYFDNLDVVGHRLGINDPSFKEQIQQCDQAAKYIHDQLVAHGLRDKVNVFLLSDHGMVSVKQEHIIDINKFADLSSFDLTGTSPVVQITAINTTQKSSLINKTYADLKSGEKRNGHFRIFLREEIPDTYHYKHNARVSDMLAVADLGYGFQDLMKAIEYYSKTEKITMTPKSELGIHGYSNDEPSMYPFFMAYGPGLKQNTTVPPFNVVDLYPIFAKLLQLSLPQGTTRYKLRGNLDLSSAFVVPSNISG, from the exons ATGTTTCCAATCGTCCTCATAGTCTTTTACTCGTTTCTGAAAATAGTTTTAAGTGTCTCTAAACACCCTCTAGTTCTAGTGGTTTCATTTGATTCTTTAAGGCATGATTTCGTCAATAAAAGTGCCACCCCAAATTTGTTCACCTTGTCCCAGCTTGGAGTTCGaacaaaatatatgaaaaacaCTTTTCCGACAAAAACTTTGCCAGTTCATTTTTCGATAGCAACAGGCGTTTACGCTGAGGATCATGGAGTTCTTGCTAACTCTGTGTTTTACAACAATCGATCTCATAAATATTCCAACGCGCTATTCGATTATAATGAAGACGTTGTGCCCATATGG ACGCTGAACGAAAAAGCAAGAAATGGACGACACAGTGGTTCGATGATGTGGCCGGGAGGGGAATTTCCATACCAGGGAGTGAAACCAACCCATGTGCAAACCTACGACATGTCCTTTAATTGGACCAAACGAGCAGATACAGTCATCTCGTGGTTCTTGAATTCCACGGCCCCGGCCAACTTCATCATGGCTTATTTTGACAACCTAGATGTGGTAGGCCACCGGTTAGGCATCAACGACCCTTCATTCAAAGAGCAGATTCAGCAATGCGATCAGGCGGCCAAGTACATCCACGATCAACTCGTGGCGCATGGGCTTCGGGATAAGGTCAACGTTTTTCTTCTCAGCGACCACGGCATGGTGTCCGTCAAACAGGAGCATATAATCGATATTAACAAGTTCGCCGATCTCAGCTCCTTCGATCTCACCGGCACCTCTCCCGTTGTCCAAATCACTGCCATCAACACCACACAAAAGAGCT CATTGATAAATAAAACTTATGCAGATCTTAAATCTGGAGAGAAACGCAACGGTCACTTCAGGATTTTCTTAAGAGAAGAGATCCCCGACACGTATCACTACAAACACAATGCCCGAGTCTCTGACATGCTGGCTGTAGCTGATTTGGGATACGGTTTTCAAGATTTGATGAAGGCCATCGAATATTACAgcaaaacggaaaaaataacTA TGACTCCAAAAAGTGAACTTGGTATACATGGCTACAGCAATGACGAACCAAGCATGTACCCATTCTTTATGGCGTATGGACCTGGACTGAAACAAAACACAACTGTGCCTCCATTCAACGTTGTGGACCTGTATCCCATATTCGCCAAACTACTCCAGCTCTCTCTGCCGCAGGGCACTACTCGCTACAAATTACGAGGGAACCTGGACCTTAGCTCCGCCTTCGTTGTTCCTTCCAATATCTCTGGGTGA